Proteins co-encoded in one uncultured Bacteroides sp. genomic window:
- a CDS encoding GDSL-type esterase/lipase family protein, whose translation MKKKSYLQFLCLLLFCCNLTFAQQKVIKVACVGNSITQGVGVKDQKKDSYPAVLGRLLGDGYEVHNFGFSGRTLLNKGDHPYMKEKKYQDALDFMPDIVTIKLGTNDSKPQNWKYKKEFKKDLTTMVKAFKALPSKPKIYLCYPVQAYAIQWGINDSIITHDVIPYIKAVAKKMKVETIDLHTPLSGCPQYFPDHVHPNEAGAIRIAEEIYKVLKKQDIPN comes from the coding sequence ATGAAAAAGAAATCTTATTTGCAGTTTTTATGCTTGCTGTTGTTTTGCTGTAACCTAACCTTTGCTCAGCAAAAAGTAATTAAAGTGGCTTGTGTGGGGAATAGCATTACACAAGGAGTTGGAGTAAAAGACCAGAAGAAAGATAGTTATCCAGCCGTACTTGGACGATTATTGGGCGATGGATACGAAGTGCATAACTTTGGCTTCAGTGGGAGAACCTTATTAAACAAAGGAGACCATCCATACATGAAGGAAAAAAAGTATCAGGATGCATTGGATTTTATGCCGGATATAGTAACCATCAAGCTGGGAACTAATGATAGTAAACCTCAGAACTGGAAGTATAAAAAGGAATTTAAAAAAGACCTGACGACTATGGTAAAAGCTTTTAAGGCATTACCTTCAAAGCCAAAAATATATCTTTGTTATCCAGTTCAGGCTTATGCCATACAATGGGGAATAAACGACAGTATTATCACACACGATGTTATTCCTTACATCAAGGCTGTTGCTAAGAAAATGAAGGTAGAAACCATTGATCTGCATACTCCTCTAAGTGGATGTCCTCAGTATTTTCCTGATCATGTACATCCTAACGAAGCTGGAGCTATACGTATTGCTGAAGAAATTTATAAAGTTTTAAAGAAGCAAGACATCCCCAATTAG
- a CDS encoding diacylglycerol kinase family protein translates to MNEDPNRWGIIYNPKAGTRKVQKRWKEIKEYIESKHVAFDYVQSEGFGTVEVLARAYASEGYRIIVVVGGDGALNDAVNGILTSSAEQISDIAIGVIPNGIGNDFARYWNINLNYKEAVDWIINNRRKNIDVGYCSYFDAYKHERRYFLNALNIGLGARIVKITDQTKRFWGVKSLSFLAALFLLFFERKLYRMHLRINDEHIRGRIMTVCVGNASGYGQTPSAVPYNGWLDVSVIYGSEPLQLLAGLWMLIQGRILNHKMVKSYRTKMVRVYKARNAAADVDGRILPNHYPLEIGILSEAITLIIPN, encoded by the coding sequence ATGAACGAAGATCCAAATAGATGGGGGATTATTTATAATCCCAAAGCAGGAACAAGAAAAGTTCAGAAACGATGGAAGGAGATTAAAGAGTACATTGAAAGTAAACATGTGGCTTTTGATTATGTCCAGTCAGAGGGTTTTGGAACGGTGGAAGTTTTGGCTCGTGCATATGCAAGCGAAGGATACCGTATAATTGTAGTTGTTGGTGGTGACGGAGCGCTAAATGATGCTGTAAATGGTATTCTGACTTCTTCTGCGGAACAGATTAGTGACATTGCTATTGGTGTTATCCCCAATGGAATTGGAAATGATTTTGCCCGCTACTGGAATATCAATTTGAATTATAAGGAAGCGGTGGACTGGATTATTAATAACCGACGGAAGAATATTGATGTGGGGTATTGCTCTTATTTTGATGCCTATAAACATGAACGTCGCTATTTTCTGAACGCATTGAATATTGGTCTGGGAGCACGTATAGTGAAGATTACAGATCAGACGAAACGTTTTTGGGGAGTAAAGTCTTTATCTTTTTTGGCTGCACTGTTTTTACTTTTCTTTGAACGGAAACTTTACCGGATGCATTTGCGAATCAATGATGAACATATTCGTGGACGGATTATGACAGTTTGTGTGGGAAATGCAAGCGGATACGGGCAGACACCAAGCGCAGTTCCTTATAACGGCTGGCTTGATGTTTCTGTTATCTATGGCTCAGAGCCGTTACAGCTGCTTGCCGGACTTTGGATGCTGATTCAGGGACGAATTCTGAATCATAAAATGGTAAAATCTTACCGGACAAAGATGGTACGCGTGTATAAAGCACGAAATGCGGCAGCAGATGTAGATGGACGTATTCTTCCCAATCATTACCCATTGGAGATTGGTATCTTAAGTGAAGCTATTACATTGATTATACCTAATTAA
- the mscL gene encoding large-conductance mechanosensitive channel protein MscL, which translates to MGKSNILQEFKAFAMKGNVIDMAIGIIIGGAFGKIVSSLVADVIMPAIGVLFGGVNFKELKWVIKDAVYGANGKEITAAATLNYGNFLQSTFDFLIIAFSIFLFIKLITKMSRKKDEVPTPPAPSKEENLLSEIRDILKEKR; encoded by the coding sequence ATGGGAAAAAGTAACATTCTACAAGAATTTAAAGCATTTGCTATGAAAGGCAATGTGATTGACATGGCTATCGGTATAATTATCGGTGGTGCATTTGGAAAAATTGTATCTTCCTTAGTGGCGGATGTTATTATGCCTGCCATAGGTGTTCTCTTCGGCGGCGTTAACTTCAAAGAACTTAAATGGGTAATCAAAGATGCTGTGTATGGTGCCAACGGGAAAGAGATAACCGCAGCAGCTACTTTAAATTATGGCAACTTTCTACAAAGTACTTTCGACTTTCTGATTATTGCATTTTCTATTTTTTTATTTATTAAATTAATAACTAAAATGAGCAGAAAGAAGGATGAAGTTCCAACACCTCCTGCTCCTAGCAAGGAAGAGAACTTACTTTCTGAGATACGAGATATATTGAAAGAAAAACGATAA
- a CDS encoding sialate O-acetylesterase produces MKRKTKITLLALVGLLALSLNSYSQDKNFYIFICFGQSNMEGNAKIEPQDKIMTDNRFQVLSTVDCPDMGRVKANWYPAVPPLCRCNTGLTPADYFGRTMIANLPKNVRIGVINVAVGGCKIELYDKDNYQSYVATAPSWMTGMINQYDGNPYARLVEMAKIAQKSGVIKGILLHQGESNTNDETWPSKVNGVYNNLIKDLKLNPKSVPLLAGELVAADQGGKCASMNTIINKLPQTIPNSHVVSSKDCTAAGDGLHFTAEGYRKLGKRYAVKMLSLLGVKVSSEE; encoded by the coding sequence ATGAAAAGAAAAACAAAAATTACTTTATTGGCACTTGTAGGATTACTTGCATTGAGCTTGAATTCTTATTCTCAGGATAAGAACTTTTATATTTTCATCTGTTTCGGACAATCTAATATGGAGGGAAATGCCAAAATTGAACCACAGGATAAGATTATGACCGATAACCGTTTTCAGGTTTTGTCAACAGTTGATTGTCCCGACATGGGAAGAGTCAAAGCTAACTGGTATCCTGCCGTTCCACCATTGTGCCGTTGCAATACCGGCTTAACACCTGCTGATTATTTTGGAAGAACAATGATTGCTAATCTGCCAAAGAATGTCAGAATTGGTGTTATAAATGTTGCTGTTGGTGGATGTAAAATTGAGCTTTATGATAAAGATAATTATCAGTCGTATGTAGCTACTGCTCCATCATGGATGACTGGTATGATAAATCAATATGATGGTAATCCTTATGCACGATTGGTTGAAATGGCTAAAATAGCTCAAAAATCGGGCGTAATAAAAGGTATCTTGTTACATCAGGGAGAATCAAATACAAATGATGAGACTTGGCCATCAAAGGTGAATGGTGTTTATAACAATCTGATTAAGGACCTGAAACTGAATCCTAAATCGGTGCCACTACTTGCCGGAGAACTTGTTGCTGCTGATCAGGGTGGCAAATGTGCAAGCATGAATACTATTATAAATAAACTTCCTCAAACAATTCCAAATTCACACGTTGTCTCTTCCAAAGATTGCACTGCTGCGGGCGATGGACTGCACTTTACTGCCGAAGGTTATAGAAAACTAGGTAAAAGATATGCCGTAAAAATGCTTTCTTTATTAGGTGTAAAGGTTAGCTCTGAAGAGTAG
- the kdsA gene encoding 3-deoxy-8-phosphooctulonate synthase has translation MKDLKNTDSGNFFLLAGPCVIEGEEMALRIAERVVKMTDRLRIPYVFKGSYRKANRSRLDSFMGIGDEKALKILKKVSETFGVPTVTDIHSAEEAVMAAEYVDVLQIPAFLCRQTDLLVAAAKTGKIVNIKKGQFLSPGAMQFAANKVVEAGNNNVMLTERGTTFGYQDLIVDYRGIPEMQKFGFPVILDVTHSLQQPNQTSGVTGGMPELIETVAKAGVAVGVDGLFIETHENPVVAKSDGANMLQLDLLEGLLVKLVRIREAIK, from the coding sequence ATAAAAGATTTAAAAAATACTGATTCCGGCAACTTCTTCCTACTTGCCGGTCCTTGTGTGATTGAAGGGGAGGAGATGGCTCTTCGTATAGCTGAACGTGTGGTGAAAATGACCGATCGGCTTCGTATTCCTTATGTTTTTAAGGGCTCTTATCGTAAAGCGAACCGTTCACGTCTGGACTCTTTTATGGGAATTGGCGACGAAAAGGCTTTGAAAATATTGAAAAAGGTAAGTGAAACGTTTGGTGTGCCTACAGTTACGGATATTCATTCGGCTGAAGAGGCTGTGATGGCTGCTGAATATGTAGATGTGCTTCAAATTCCGGCTTTTCTTTGCCGTCAGACAGACTTGTTGGTCGCTGCAGCTAAAACAGGAAAGATTGTGAATATCAAGAAAGGACAATTCTTGTCTCCCGGAGCGATGCAGTTTGCTGCTAATAAAGTCGTGGAAGCAGGCAATAATAATGTAATGCTTACCGAACGTGGAACCACTTTTGGCTATCAGGACTTAATTGTTGATTATCGTGGCATTCCCGAAATGCAAAAGTTTGGCTTTCCGGTTATCCTGGATGTTACTCACTCTTTACAACAGCCAAATCAAACAAGCGGGGTTACAGGTGGTATGCCTGAATTAATTGAAACTGTGGCTAAAGCGGGTGTTGCTGTAGGAGTTGACGGTCTGTTTATTGAAACACACGAAAATCCTGTCGTTGCTAAGAGTGACGGTGCAAATATGCTGCAGTTAGACCTTCTTGAAGGACTACTTGTAAAACTAGTACGTATAAGGGAAGCGATTAAGTAA
- a CDS encoding Crp/Fnr family transcriptional regulator has protein sequence MIKKKLSEEEISEHIADMWYPLNSEQREYLMSNFTIQSYKKNEVIYCEGETPTQLMCLLTGKVKIYKEGVGGRSQIIRVIKPVEYFGYRAFFAKEDYVTAASAFESSTIMLIPMATIMTLISQNNELAMFFIRQLSIDLGIADERTVNLTQKHIRGRLAESLLFLRDSYGLEEDGSTLSIYLSREDLANLSNMTTSNAIRTLSNFSNEHLITIDGRKIKIIDEEKLKKISKIG, from the coding sequence ATGATTAAAAAAAAATTGTCAGAAGAAGAAATATCAGAGCATATTGCTGATATGTGGTATCCCCTTAATAGCGAGCAAAGGGAGTACTTAATGAGTAATTTTACTATTCAGAGCTATAAAAAGAACGAAGTAATTTATTGTGAAGGAGAAACTCCCACCCAACTTATGTGCCTTCTCACTGGAAAGGTTAAAATCTATAAAGAAGGTGTAGGAGGAAGAAGTCAGATTATCAGAGTAATCAAACCTGTTGAGTACTTTGGTTACCGCGCTTTTTTTGCAAAAGAAGATTACGTAACAGCAGCCTCAGCTTTCGAGTCTTCCACAATTATGCTGATTCCAATGGCAACCATTATGACTCTTATCAGCCAAAACAACGAACTAGCTATGTTCTTTATCCGTCAGCTTTCCATCGACCTTGGTATTGCAGACGAAAGAACCGTGAACCTAACCCAAAAACATATTCGTGGACGCCTTGCAGAATCGCTGCTTTTTTTGAGAGACAGCTACGGACTGGAAGAAGATGGCTCTACACTTAGTATCTATCTATCGCGTGAAGACCTGGCCAATCTCTCAAACATGACCACTTCCAATGCTATACGTACCCTTTCCAACTTTTCCAATGAACACCTAATCACCATTGATGGACGAAAAATAAAGATCATAGACGAAGAAAAGTTGAAAAAGATCAGTAAAATCGGTTAA
- a CDS encoding SGNH/GDSL hydrolase family protein → MKNLNMISNMSDFQRKSKKILSRRFGRNISLFTKLLLALFLLGIISTELSVAAEPVNVKQTKYSKIWVGTWSTSPMLVEPNNMPPAPGLTNNTLRQVVHVSIGGNVVRLRFSNVFSKSPVTMKKVAIAVSKEGGTVDASTQKMLTFKKMNEVTMAPNEEVTSDPLSFNLAAGSRLAITIYFGNTSPEVTGHPGSRTTSYILEGNQISSIDFDKAIKTDHWYVINGIEVKASPKAATIAVLGNSITDGRGSGTNKQNRWTDILSEKLLKNPATRQYGVLNLGIGGNCVVRGGLGPTALTRFDRDILSQSNVRWLIILEGINDIGGIRSNEDVSFMVKSLIDAYSSMIDKAHAKGIKVYGATILPFAKSFYDKDFRQLARDQVNEWIRNSGRFDAVIDFDKIMQNPDAPTTILSDMHDGDFLHPNQAGYKRMGESIDLNLFK, encoded by the coding sequence ATGAAGAATTTAAATATGATTTCGAATATGTCTGATTTTCAACGTAAATCAAAGAAGATACTTTCAAGGCGTTTTGGGCGGAATATCAGCCTTTTTACAAAATTGCTGCTTGCACTCTTTCTTCTGGGAATAATAAGTACTGAATTATCTGTGGCTGCCGAGCCGGTAAATGTAAAACAGACTAAGTATTCAAAGATATGGGTGGGTACCTGGAGTACGTCTCCTATGTTGGTTGAACCGAATAACATGCCACCTGCACCGGGATTGACGAACAACACTTTGCGTCAGGTGGTTCATGTATCAATAGGAGGGAATGTTGTCCGACTTCGTTTCTCGAATGTTTTCAGCAAAAGTCCTGTCACGATGAAGAAGGTTGCAATTGCTGTTTCAAAGGAAGGAGGAACTGTTGATGCTTCAACACAAAAGATGCTTACCTTTAAAAAAATGAATGAGGTGACGATGGCTCCTAATGAAGAGGTAACATCTGATCCACTGTCATTTAATCTGGCTGCAGGATCAAGACTAGCTATAACTATATATTTTGGCAATACTTCTCCTGAGGTGACTGGGCATCCTGGCTCACGTACTACATCTTATATTTTAGAAGGAAATCAAATCTCATCTATTGATTTTGATAAAGCTATTAAAACAGATCACTGGTACGTTATAAATGGCATTGAAGTAAAAGCTTCACCCAAAGCTGCCACGATAGCCGTTTTGGGTAACTCCATAACAGACGGCAGGGGATCGGGTACCAATAAGCAAAATCGGTGGACGGATATTCTTTCAGAGAAATTGTTGAAGAATCCGGCAACACGCCAATATGGAGTACTGAACCTGGGTATAGGAGGCAACTGCGTGGTTAGAGGTGGTCTTGGCCCAACAGCTCTGACACGCTTCGACCGGGATATTCTGTCACAAAGTAATGTGCGCTGGCTCATTATTTTAGAAGGTATCAATGATATTGGAGGAATCAGAAGCAATGAGGATGTTTCATTTATGGTGAAAAGTCTAATTGATGCTTACAGTTCAATGATTGACAAGGCTCATGCTAAAGGTATAAAAGTGTATGGTGCTACAATTCTGCCATTTGCAAAGTCTTTTTATGATAAAGACTTTCGCCAGTTGGCCAGAGATCAGGTCAATGAATGGATCAGGAACAGTGGTCGCTTTGATGCGGTGATAGATTTTGATAAAATAATGCAGAATCCGGATGCTCCGACAACTATTCTGTCCGACATGCACGACGGTGACTTTCTGCATCCTAATCAAGCTGGTTATAAAAGAATGGGAGAATCAATTGATTTGAATTTATTTAAATAG
- a CDS encoding DUF5686 family protein — protein MKHYIIQILLFVCFFTSVPHFAMSTEGSVGMKERHELVDSILNNILRSSAKYEKIVESYDAELYIKKSMQVKKKNFLLHFAPLTLKGDKRIKNNITESLSELHFSAPNIYDQKVKALYGNSPHLYGPSEIISPYFKVNIYSPSLLYDKLLSPLAPNAKDYYTYKIDSVFITKSGKQYKILIIPKNGSYQLVRGYMIVNNPTWRVSQLYMQGTNEYMRFNVMIWMGKNGNEKYLPVRYAMGAFIEMLGNVIDINYTASLKYSNIRLLEDGMLKKKKHHYNLSDSFSFSRGENVCINDSVSFSSLRHFPLSEAEKILYRDYTVFCDSSQIKEKKAKSDLSFWGQMGDFLLNSYTINSSSMGSLRCSPIINPFLVSYSHNDGFSYRQDFKYNRLFADDRLLRVVPNIGYNFKHSEFYWKINSDYDYWPEKRASIHLSIGNGNRIYSSKVVESIKGIPDSLFNFDELHLDYFKDLFLDFNHSVEILNGLFIKAGVTIHQRDAVKPLTMNTLLPLVSSRSEIDALDGLKSRYVSFAPRLQLIWTPGQFYYLKGKRKVNLYSKFPTFSLDYERGLKGVMTSTGQYERIEFDMQHHISLGLMRDIYYRVGTGAFTNTHELYFVDYANLSKHNLPVGWNDDIGGVFQLLDSRWYNSSNCYIRAHFTYQAPFLLLSHLRKYTRFVINERIYASALSVPHLNPYIELGYGIGTHVFDAGVFVSYAKTSFKQIGCKFTFELFNR, from the coding sequence TTGAAGCACTATATAATACAAATATTGCTATTCGTTTGCTTCTTTACCTCCGTGCCTCATTTTGCAATGTCTACGGAGGGAAGTGTTGGAATGAAAGAACGCCATGAGTTGGTGGATTCCATTCTAAACAATATTTTGCGATCTTCAGCCAAGTATGAGAAGATAGTTGAAAGTTATGATGCTGAATTGTATATAAAGAAAAGTATGCAGGTTAAAAAGAAGAATTTCCTGCTTCATTTTGCTCCATTAACATTAAAAGGTGATAAAAGGATAAAGAACAATATTACAGAATCACTAAGTGAACTTCATTTTTCAGCTCCCAATATCTATGATCAGAAAGTTAAAGCATTGTATGGAAATAGCCCGCATCTTTACGGGCCTTCTGAAATTATTTCGCCTTATTTTAAAGTAAATATTTATTCTCCATCTTTATTGTATGACAAACTTCTTTCTCCTCTGGCTCCTAATGCAAAAGATTATTATACATATAAGATAGATTCGGTTTTCATAACTAAAAGCGGTAAACAGTATAAGATCCTGATTATCCCCAAAAATGGAAGTTATCAATTAGTTCGCGGATATATGATTGTCAATAATCCAACATGGAGAGTGAGTCAACTTTACATGCAGGGAACCAATGAGTATATGCGGTTTAATGTCATGATTTGGATGGGGAAAAACGGAAATGAAAAATACCTTCCGGTAAGATATGCAATGGGTGCTTTTATTGAGATGCTGGGAAATGTCATTGATATAAATTATACAGCCAGTCTGAAATATTCGAATATCAGATTACTTGAAGATGGCATGTTAAAGAAAAAGAAACATCATTATAATCTTTCAGATTCTTTTTCTTTTAGCCGCGGAGAAAATGTTTGTATTAACGATAGCGTAAGCTTCTCCAGTTTAAGGCATTTCCCGTTAAGCGAAGCAGAAAAAATACTATATCGTGATTATACAGTATTCTGTGATTCATCACAAATAAAAGAAAAGAAAGCTAAAAGTGATCTTAGCTTTTGGGGACAGATGGGGGATTTCTTGTTGAACAGTTATACAATAAATTCCTCTTCAATGGGAAGTCTGAGATGTTCACCAATCATAAATCCTTTTCTTGTGAGTTATAGCCACAATGATGGCTTTTCATATCGGCAGGATTTTAAGTATAACCGGCTTTTTGCAGACGATCGTTTATTACGTGTGGTTCCTAACATTGGTTATAACTTCAAGCATAGCGAATTCTACTGGAAGATTAATTCGGATTATGATTACTGGCCTGAAAAAAGGGCATCTATTCATTTAAGCATTGGTAACGGTAACCGTATTTATAGTAGTAAGGTGGTTGAAAGTATTAAGGGTATTCCGGATAGCTTGTTTAATTTCGATGAGTTGCATCTGGATTATTTTAAAGATCTGTTCTTAGACTTTAACCATAGTGTGGAAATATTAAACGGACTATTTATTAAGGCAGGTGTTACCATTCATCAAAGAGATGCTGTGAAACCATTAACGATGAATACCCTTCTTCCTTTGGTCTCGTCAAGGAGTGAGATTGATGCACTAGACGGACTTAAGTCCCGATACGTGAGCTTTGCTCCCCGTTTGCAGCTAATCTGGACCCCAGGACAATTTTATTATCTGAAAGGGAAACGGAAAGTTAATCTCTATTCTAAGTTTCCAACATTCTCTTTAGATTATGAACGGGGATTGAAAGGAGTGATGACCAGTACGGGGCAATACGAAAGAATAGAGTTTGATATGCAGCACCATATTTCTCTTGGTCTGATGCGCGATATATACTATAGGGTAGGCACCGGAGCTTTTACAAATACACATGAACTTTATTTCGTAGATTATGCAAATCTGTCCAAACATAATCTTCCGGTTGGGTGGAATGATGATATTGGAGGCGTCTTTCAGCTATTGGATAGTCGTTGGTATAACTCTTCCAATTGTTATATCCGTGCACATTTTACCTATCAGGCACCTTTTCTGCTACTTTCTCATTTAAGAAAATACACCCGTTTTGTTATTAATGAACGAATTTATGCAAGTGCTCTAAGTGTTCCTCATCTTAATCCCTATATAGAATTAGGTTATGGAATAGGTACGCATGTTTTTGATGCAGGAGTTTTCGTGAGTTATGCCAAAACAAGTTTTAAACAGATTGGATGTAAGTTTACTTTTGAATTATTTAATCGTTGA
- the miaA gene encoding tRNA (adenosine(37)-N6)-dimethylallyltransferase MiaA — MANFDLITILGPTASGKTPFAAALANELDTEIISADSRQIYRQMDLGTGKDLADYAVNGMPVPYHLIDIAEPGYKYNVFEYQRDFLVAYNSIKQKGKLPILCGGTGMYLESVLKGYKLIPVPEDKELRGKLADKSLEELTEILKNYKALHNSTDVDTVKRAIRAIEIEEYYLKNDIKQREFPAINSLIIGVDIDRELRRQKISNRLRQRLDDGMVDEVKRLLDKGIPAEDLIYYGLEYKYLTLYLTSQLTYEEMVAQLEIAIHQFAKRQMTWFRGMERRGFTIHWLDATLPMQEKIERVKGLLNS, encoded by the coding sequence ATGGCAAATTTTGACTTAATTACTATACTAGGACCTACAGCTTCAGGAAAGACCCCTTTTGCTGCTGCTTTGGCTAATGAATTGGATACTGAAATTATCAGCGCCGATTCCCGGCAGATTTACAGGCAAATGGATTTGGGTACAGGGAAAGATTTGGCAGATTATGCGGTGAACGGCATGCCGGTTCCATATCATCTGATTGATATAGCAGAACCTGGCTACAAGTATAATGTATTTGAGTATCAGAGAGATTTTCTTGTTGCCTACAATTCGATAAAACAAAAAGGTAAATTACCTATTCTTTGTGGAGGAACCGGAATGTATCTGGAATCTGTTCTGAAAGGCTATAAACTTATTCCTGTTCCCGAGGATAAGGAATTGCGCGGTAAGCTTGCTGATAAATCACTGGAAGAACTTACCGAAATATTAAAAAACTACAAGGCTCTTCATAACTCTACAGATGTTGATACAGTCAAACGGGCAATCCGGGCTATTGAGATTGAAGAGTATTATCTGAAGAATGATATTAAGCAAAGAGAATTTCCAGCAATTAATAGTTTAATTATAGGGGTTGATATTGACAGGGAGCTTAGACGGCAGAAGATTTCGAACCGACTTCGCCAACGACTGGATGATGGTATGGTGGACGAAGTAAAGCGGTTGCTTGATAAGGGAATTCCGGCTGAAGATCTTATTTATTATGGACTGGAATATAAATATCTCACATTGTACCTTACTTCTCAACTAACTTACGAGGAGATGGTTGCGCAACTTGAGATTGCCATTCATCAGTTTGCCAAGCGACAAATGACTTGGTTCAGGGGAATGGAACGCAGGGGTTTTACCATTCATTGGCTGGATGCTACTTTGCCGATGCAAGAGAAAATAGAACGAGTAAAAGGTTTACTAAATAGCTGA
- the gap gene encoding type I glyceraldehyde-3-phosphate dehydrogenase, with amino-acid sequence MIKVGINGFGRIGRFVFRAAQTRNDIEIVGINDLCPVDYLAYMLKYDTMHGQFEGTVEADVEKSQLIVNGKAIRITAERNPADLKWDAVGAEYVVESTGLFLSKDKAQAHIEAGAKYVVMSAPSKDDTPMFVCGVNEKSYKGEQFVSNASCTTNCLAPIAKVLNDKFGILDGLMTTVHSTTATQKTVDGPSVKDWRGGRAASGNIIPSSTGAAKAVGKVIPELNGKLTGMSMRVPTLDVSVVDLTVNLAKPATYAEICAAMKEASENELKGILGYTEDAVVSADFLGDTRTSIFDAKAGIALTNTFVKVVSWYDNEIGYSNKVLDLIAHMATVNK; translated from the coding sequence ATGATTAAAGTAGGTATTAATGGATTCGGCCGTATCGGACGTTTTGTATTCCGTGCTGCTCAGACAAGAAACGACATTGAAATCGTAGGTATTAACGACCTTTGCCCAGTAGATTACTTGGCTTATATGTTGAAGTATGACACAATGCACGGTCAGTTCGAAGGAACTGTTGAAGCAGATGTTGAAAAGAGCCAATTGATCGTTAATGGTAAAGCTATTCGTATTACAGCAGAACGTAACCCAGCAGATTTGAAATGGGATGCAGTTGGTGCTGAATATGTAGTAGAATCTACAGGTCTTTTCCTTTCAAAAGACAAAGCTCAGGCTCATATCGAAGCTGGTGCTAAATACGTAGTTATGTCTGCTCCTTCTAAAGATGATACCCCAATGTTCGTTTGTGGTGTTAACGAAAAATCTTACAAAGGTGAGCAATTCGTATCTAATGCATCTTGTACTACTAACTGTTTAGCTCCTATCGCTAAAGTATTGAACGATAAGTTCGGTATCCTTGACGGTTTGATGACTACAGTTCACTCTACAACTGCAACTCAAAAAACAGTTGACGGTCCTTCAGTAAAGGATTGGAGAGGTGGTCGTGCTGCTTCTGGTAATATTATCCCTTCATCTACTGGTGCTGCTAAAGCTGTAGGTAAAGTTATTCCTGAATTGAACGGCAAATTGACAGGTATGTCTATGCGTGTTCCTACTTTGGACGTTTCTGTAGTAGACTTGACAGTAAACTTAGCAAAACCTGCTACTTATGCTGAAATCTGTGCTGCAATGAAAGAAGCTTCTGAAAACGAATTGAAGGGTATCCTTGGTTACACTGAAGATGCAGTAGTTTCTGCTGACTTCTTAGGTGACACTCGTACTTCTATCTTCGATGCTAAAGCAGGTATCGCTTTGACTAACACTTTCGTAAAAGTTGTTTCTTGGTACGATAACGAAATCGGTTACTCTAACAAAGTTCTTGATTTGATCGCTCACATGGCAACAGTAAACAAGTAA